Proteins found in one Zea mays cultivar B73 chromosome 1, Zm-B73-REFERENCE-NAM-5.0, whole genome shotgun sequence genomic segment:
- the LOC103643584 gene encoding probable glucomannan 4-beta-mannosyltransferase 2 isoform X1 yields MAAWAVPALAAAAWALRAAVWACLAASAMLVAEAAYMGLASLASAAAMLWRRPDARYRWEPMPGGCDVEAATGADFPMVLVQIPMYNEREVYKLSIDAACALTWPPDRIVIQVLDDSTDPIIKELVELECQDWATKKINIKYEVRNNRKGYKAGALKKGMEHIYAKQCEFVAIFDADFQPEPDFLLKTIPFLVHNPKIALVQARWEFVNYDVCLMTRIQKMSLDYHFKVEQESGSFVYSFFGFNGTAGVWRVSAINQSGGWKDRTTVEDMDLAVRASLKGWEFLYVGDIRVKSELPSTFKAYRHQQHRWTCGAANLFRKMAWEIITNKEVSIWKKHHLLYSFFFVRRVIAPLVTFLFYCVVIPLSAMVPGVSIPVWGLVYIPTAITCMNAIRNPWSLHLMPFWILFENVMSMHRMRAAVTGLLETARANDWVVTEKVGDLVKDDLDVPLLEPVKPTECVERIYFPELLLALHLLICASYDFVLGSHKYYLYIYLQAFAYVVMGFGFVGTKTPCS; encoded by the exons ATGGCGGCCTGGGCGGTTCCGGCGCTCGCGGCCGCTGCGTGGGCGCTGCGGGCGGCGGTGTGGGCGTGCCTCGCGGCGTCGGCgatgctcgtcgccgaggccgcGTACATGGGCCTCGCCAGCCTCGCCTCCGCCGCCGCGATGCTGTGGCGCCGCCCGGACGCGAGGTACCGCTGGGAGCCCATGCCCGGAGGCTGCGACGTCGAGGCGGCCACTGGGGCGGACTTCCCCATGGTGCTCGTGCAGATCCCGATGTACAACGAGCGGGAG GTGTACAAGCTATCCATTGACGCTGCGTGTGCCCTCACATGGCCACCAGACCGTATTGTAATACAAGTCTTGGATGACTCCACTGATCCGATTATTAAG GAACTAGTGGAGCTTGAGTGCCAGGATTGGGCCACCAAAAAAATTAACATCAAGTATGAGGTTAGAAATAATAGAAAGGGATACAAAGCAGGTGCGCTGAAGAAGGGCATGGAACATATATACGCCAAGCAATGTGAATTTGTTGCTATCTTTGATGCGGATTTCCAACCTGAACCTGACTTCCTTTTAAAAACCATACCATTTCTTGTGCATAACCCAAAGATTGCACTTGTACAAGCACGTTGGGAGTTTG TGAACTACGATGTTTGCCTGATGACAAGGATACAGAAGATGTCTCTAGACTATCATTTCAAAGTTGAGCAGGAATCAGGATCATTTGTATATTCATTTTTTGGCTTTAATG GTACAGCTGGTGTGTGGCGTGTATCTGCTATTAACCAGTCTGGAGGATGGAAAGATCGCACAACTGTAGAAGATATGGACTTGGCTGTACGGGCTAGCCTCAAGGGATGGGAATTCTTGTATGTTGGTGATATTAGG GTTAAGAGTGAACTACCAAGTACCTTCAAAGCCTACCGTCATCAACAACATAGGTGGACTTGTGGTGCCGCCAATCTCTTCAGGAAAATGGCATGGGAAATCATTACGAACAAG GAGGTGTCAATATGGAAGAAACATCATCTGTTATACAGCTTTTTCTTTGTCCGAAGGGTTATTGCTCCCCTTGTGACATTCTTGTTTTATTGTGTTGTCATCCCTTTGTCTGCCATGGTTCCTGGTGTCAGCATTCCTGTATGGGGGCTGGTCTATATTCCCACTGCAATCACATGTATGAACGCCATCAGAAATCCTTG GTCTCTCCATTTGATGCCCTTCTGGATTCTCTTCGAGAATGTTATGTCCATGCACCGCATGCGTGCTGCTGTAACCGGTTTACTTGAGACTGCACGGGCAAATGATTGGGTAGTCACTGAGAAGGTAGGAGATCTTGTGAAGGATGACCTAGATGTTCCACTCCTTGAACCAGTGAAGCCAACAGAATGCGTTGAGAG GATTTACTTTCCTGAGCTCTTGCTTGCACTCCACCTCCTAATATGTGCTTCATATGACTTCGTACTTGGAAGCCACAAATACTATCTTTACATATACCTCCAGGCCTTTGCATATGTTGTAATGGGTTTTGGTTTCGTTGGAACGAAAACTCCATGTTCATAG
- the LOC103643584 gene encoding probable glucomannan 4-beta-mannosyltransferase 2 isoform X2: MAAWAVPALAAAAWALRAAVWACLAASAMLVAEAAYMGLASLASAAAMLWRRPDARYRWEPMPGGCDVEAATGADFPMVLVQIPMYNEREELVELECQDWATKKINIKYEVRNNRKGYKAGALKKGMEHIYAKQCEFVAIFDADFQPEPDFLLKTIPFLVHNPKIALVQARWEFVNYDVCLMTRIQKMSLDYHFKVEQESGSFVYSFFGFNGTAGVWRVSAINQSGGWKDRTTVEDMDLAVRASLKGWEFLYVGDIRVKSELPSTFKAYRHQQHRWTCGAANLFRKMAWEIITNKEVSIWKKHHLLYSFFFVRRVIAPLVTFLFYCVVIPLSAMVPGVSIPVWGLVYIPTAITCMNAIRNPWSLHLMPFWILFENVMSMHRMRAAVTGLLETARANDWVVTEKVGDLVKDDLDVPLLEPVKPTECVERIYFPELLLALHLLICASYDFVLGSHKYYLYIYLQAFAYVVMGFGFVGTKTPCS; encoded by the exons ATGGCGGCCTGGGCGGTTCCGGCGCTCGCGGCCGCTGCGTGGGCGCTGCGGGCGGCGGTGTGGGCGTGCCTCGCGGCGTCGGCgatgctcgtcgccgaggccgcGTACATGGGCCTCGCCAGCCTCGCCTCCGCCGCCGCGATGCTGTGGCGCCGCCCGGACGCGAGGTACCGCTGGGAGCCCATGCCCGGAGGCTGCGACGTCGAGGCGGCCACTGGGGCGGACTTCCCCATGGTGCTCGTGCAGATCCCGATGTACAACGAGCGGGAG GAACTAGTGGAGCTTGAGTGCCAGGATTGGGCCACCAAAAAAATTAACATCAAGTATGAGGTTAGAAATAATAGAAAGGGATACAAAGCAGGTGCGCTGAAGAAGGGCATGGAACATATATACGCCAAGCAATGTGAATTTGTTGCTATCTTTGATGCGGATTTCCAACCTGAACCTGACTTCCTTTTAAAAACCATACCATTTCTTGTGCATAACCCAAAGATTGCACTTGTACAAGCACGTTGGGAGTTTG TGAACTACGATGTTTGCCTGATGACAAGGATACAGAAGATGTCTCTAGACTATCATTTCAAAGTTGAGCAGGAATCAGGATCATTTGTATATTCATTTTTTGGCTTTAATG GTACAGCTGGTGTGTGGCGTGTATCTGCTATTAACCAGTCTGGAGGATGGAAAGATCGCACAACTGTAGAAGATATGGACTTGGCTGTACGGGCTAGCCTCAAGGGATGGGAATTCTTGTATGTTGGTGATATTAGG GTTAAGAGTGAACTACCAAGTACCTTCAAAGCCTACCGTCATCAACAACATAGGTGGACTTGTGGTGCCGCCAATCTCTTCAGGAAAATGGCATGGGAAATCATTACGAACAAG GAGGTGTCAATATGGAAGAAACATCATCTGTTATACAGCTTTTTCTTTGTCCGAAGGGTTATTGCTCCCCTTGTGACATTCTTGTTTTATTGTGTTGTCATCCCTTTGTCTGCCATGGTTCCTGGTGTCAGCATTCCTGTATGGGGGCTGGTCTATATTCCCACTGCAATCACATGTATGAACGCCATCAGAAATCCTTG GTCTCTCCATTTGATGCCCTTCTGGATTCTCTTCGAGAATGTTATGTCCATGCACCGCATGCGTGCTGCTGTAACCGGTTTACTTGAGACTGCACGGGCAAATGATTGGGTAGTCACTGAGAAGGTAGGAGATCTTGTGAAGGATGACCTAGATGTTCCACTCCTTGAACCAGTGAAGCCAACAGAATGCGTTGAGAG GATTTACTTTCCTGAGCTCTTGCTTGCACTCCACCTCCTAATATGTGCTTCATATGACTTCGTACTTGGAAGCCACAAATACTATCTTTACATATACCTCCAGGCCTTTGCATATGTTGTAATGGGTTTTGGTTTCGTTGGAACGAAAACTCCATGTTCATAG
- the LOC103643584 gene encoding probable glucomannan 4-beta-mannosyltransferase 2 isoform X3 has translation MFLTWPLPGDFAVNYDVCLMTRIQKMSLDYHFKVEQESGSFVYSFFGFNGTAGVWRVSAINQSGGWKDRTTVEDMDLAVRASLKGWEFLYVGDIRVKSELPSTFKAYRHQQHRWTCGAANLFRKMAWEIITNKEVSIWKKHHLLYSFFFVRRVIAPLVTFLFYCVVIPLSAMVPGVSIPVWGLVYIPTAITCMNAIRNPWSLHLMPFWILFENVMSMHRMRAAVTGLLETARANDWVVTEKVGDLVKDDLDVPLLEPVKPTECVERIYFPELLLALHLLICASYDFVLGSHKYYLYIYLQAFAYVVMGFGFVGTKTPCS, from the exons ATGTTCCTGACCTGGCCTTTGCCGGGTGATTTTGCAGTGAACTACGATGTTTGCCTGATGACAAGGATACAGAAGATGTCTCTAGACTATCATTTCAAAGTTGAGCAGGAATCAGGATCATTTGTATATTCATTTTTTGGCTTTAATG GTACAGCTGGTGTGTGGCGTGTATCTGCTATTAACCAGTCTGGAGGATGGAAAGATCGCACAACTGTAGAAGATATGGACTTGGCTGTACGGGCTAGCCTCAAGGGATGGGAATTCTTGTATGTTGGTGATATTAGG GTTAAGAGTGAACTACCAAGTACCTTCAAAGCCTACCGTCATCAACAACATAGGTGGACTTGTGGTGCCGCCAATCTCTTCAGGAAAATGGCATGGGAAATCATTACGAACAAG GAGGTGTCAATATGGAAGAAACATCATCTGTTATACAGCTTTTTCTTTGTCCGAAGGGTTATTGCTCCCCTTGTGACATTCTTGTTTTATTGTGTTGTCATCCCTTTGTCTGCCATGGTTCCTGGTGTCAGCATTCCTGTATGGGGGCTGGTCTATATTCCCACTGCAATCACATGTATGAACGCCATCAGAAATCCTTG GTCTCTCCATTTGATGCCCTTCTGGATTCTCTTCGAGAATGTTATGTCCATGCACCGCATGCGTGCTGCTGTAACCGGTTTACTTGAGACTGCACGGGCAAATGATTGGGTAGTCACTGAGAAGGTAGGAGATCTTGTGAAGGATGACCTAGATGTTCCACTCCTTGAACCAGTGAAGCCAACAGAATGCGTTGAGAG GATTTACTTTCCTGAGCTCTTGCTTGCACTCCACCTCCTAATATGTGCTTCATATGACTTCGTACTTGGAAGCCACAAATACTATCTTTACATATACCTCCAGGCCTTTGCATATGTTGTAATGGGTTTTGGTTTCGTTGGAACGAAAACTCCATGTTCATAG